One stretch of Methylopila sp. 73B DNA includes these proteins:
- a CDS encoding DUF2190 family protein, protein MSVLGPLIRSFEASAAVEGYRFAAGANDGAKVRRAASATDRIAGVTERMGAGAAGDMLDVVLAGPTEVLAGGTFAAFDPLTSDATGRAIRAVPVAGQVVRVGGYALADAVAGDIVQVNVAPSIINTPA, encoded by the coding sequence ATGTCGGTCCTCGGCCCTCTCATCCGCTCCTTCGAGGCCTCGGCCGCCGTCGAGGGCTACCGCTTCGCCGCCGGCGCAAACGACGGCGCCAAGGTCCGCCGTGCAGCGTCCGCCACCGACCGGATCGCCGGCGTGACCGAGCGCATGGGCGCAGGCGCCGCCGGCGACATGCTCGACGTCGTGCTCGCCGGTCCGACCGAGGTGCTCGCCGGCGGGACCTTCGCCGCCTTCGACCCGCTGACGTCCGACGCGACGGGCCGGGCGATCAGGGCGGTCCCGGTCGCCGGCCAAGTCGTGCGGGTCGGCGGCTACGCGCTCGCCGACGCGGTCGCCGGCGACATCGTCCAGGTGAACGTCGCCCCGAGCATCATCAACACGCCGGCCTGA
- a CDS encoding phage protease, translated as MSRPAASPDLSLPNVAAGVVVTDVAIAAAGAAAGTAPDWIKIGPRGSFTTRDGRAYAFDPDTLVARFSADGVDIPVDLDHAIVEKAAGAAAQGWVKQLEARADGLYGKVEWLAGGKAALAARTHRYVSPSFHHDAAGVATWIHSISLVPAPALPGAAVASAGHAQTHPETSMKGIAAALGLNADANEAACLSALTEIRSKTVDKAVHDEALASLSAAKTELDGIKAAARKKEVDDLLEGALKAKTIVPAERDAYANLCATDAGLASVRELLKVKPAQLGASGLDSRPAPAGGLAAPDVNPVTLAAKAQMYQSDMRAKGVEVSISDAVNAVSAEGAR; from the coding sequence ATGAGCCGCCCCGCCGCAAGCCCCGATCTTTCCCTTCCCAACGTCGCCGCCGGCGTCGTCGTCACCGACGTCGCGATCGCCGCAGCCGGCGCAGCCGCCGGCACGGCGCCAGACTGGATCAAGATCGGCCCGCGCGGATCGTTCACGACCCGCGACGGCCGCGCCTACGCCTTCGACCCGGACACGCTCGTCGCGCGGTTCTCCGCGGACGGCGTCGACATCCCCGTCGATCTCGACCACGCGATCGTCGAGAAGGCCGCGGGCGCAGCGGCGCAGGGCTGGGTCAAACAGCTCGAGGCCCGCGCCGATGGGCTCTACGGCAAGGTGGAATGGCTCGCTGGCGGCAAGGCCGCGCTCGCAGCCCGCACCCACCGCTACGTCTCGCCCTCCTTCCACCACGACGCCGCGGGCGTCGCGACGTGGATTCACTCGATCTCGCTGGTGCCCGCGCCGGCGCTTCCCGGAGCCGCCGTCGCCTCGGCCGGCCATGCTCAAACCCACCCGGAGACTTCCATGAAGGGAATCGCTGCGGCGCTCGGCCTCAACGCCGACGCCAACGAGGCCGCCTGCCTCTCCGCCTTGACCGAGATCCGGTCGAAGACGGTCGACAAGGCCGTGCACGACGAGGCGCTCGCCTCGCTCTCCGCCGCCAAGACCGAGCTGGACGGCATCAAGGCCGCCGCCCGGAAGAAGGAGGTCGACGATCTCCTCGAGGGCGCGCTGAAGGCGAAGACCATCGTGCCGGCCGAGCGCGACGCCTACGCCAACCTCTGCGCCACCGACGCCGGCCTCGCCAGCGTCCGTGAGCTGCTGAAGGTGAAGCCGGCCCAGCTCGGCGCGTCCGGACTGGACAGCCGGCCGGCGCCCGCCGGCGGCCTTGCAGCCCCCGACGTCAACCCGGTCACGCTCGCCGCCAAGGCGCAGATGTACCAGTCGGACATGCGCGCGAAGGGCGTCGAGGTCTCGATCTCCGACGCCGTCAATGCCGTGTCCGCGGAGGGCGCGCGCTGA
- a CDS encoding GPW/gp25 family protein produces the protein MIGAVRYRTGTNRETGKPLSGWAHVEQSLGVIWLTRLEQRVMRLAFGSNLHSHLAEDLTPATALAIYNDLVAAAHRWEPEYRIRDMQLVSLTQAGGLGLRHRGIYYPEGRFGNYAIATEAGATTGIVRREQAARSAA, from the coding sequence ATGATCGGCGCGGTGCGCTACCGGACAGGAACCAACCGTGAGACCGGCAAGCCGCTCTCCGGTTGGGCGCATGTCGAGCAGTCGCTCGGCGTGATCTGGCTGACGCGCCTCGAGCAGCGGGTGATGCGGCTCGCCTTCGGATCGAACCTGCACTCGCACCTCGCCGAGGATCTGACACCCGCGACCGCGCTCGCGATCTACAACGACCTCGTCGCGGCGGCCCATCGATGGGAGCCGGAGTATCGCATCCGCGACATGCAGCTGGTCTCGCTGACGCAGGCCGGCGGCCTCGGCCTTCGCCATCGCGGGATCTACTACCCCGAGGGGCGGTTCGGGAATTACGCGATCGCGACCGAAGCCGGCGCGACGACCGGCATCGTGCGGCGCGAGCAGGCCGCGAGGAGCGCGGCATGA
- a CDS encoding DUF1320 domain-containing protein: protein MPSYALLADIEARYPAELIVLAGDETTGLRDDGRVERALEDASSEIRGILKARYAPAELARLDEDSLETLKIYCIDLALYRIAISFSRSNERIKERYDAAIKRLEAIASGKGGLSFTPGGGGDDGPSAPAGAASPNEVLIDAPVRIFSPRRMRFS from the coding sequence GTGCCCTCCTACGCTCTTCTCGCTGACATCGAAGCGCGCTATCCGGCCGAGCTGATCGTGCTCGCCGGCGACGAGACCACCGGCCTGCGCGACGATGGCCGCGTCGAGCGCGCGCTCGAGGACGCGTCGTCCGAGATCCGCGGCATCCTGAAGGCGCGCTATGCGCCGGCCGAGCTGGCGCGCCTCGACGAGGACAGCCTCGAAACCCTGAAGATCTACTGCATCGATCTCGCGCTCTACCGGATCGCCATTTCCTTCTCGCGCTCGAACGAGCGGATCAAGGAGCGGTACGACGCGGCGATCAAGCGGCTCGAGGCGATCGCCTCGGGGAAAGGCGGCCTGTCGTTCACCCCGGGCGGCGGTGGTGACGACGGGCCGTCCGCTCCCGCCGGCGCGGCCTCGCCGAACGAGGTGCTGATCGACGCGCCGGTGCGCATCTTCTCGCCTCGTCGCATGCGGTTCTCGTGA
- a CDS encoding phage tail protein I, which yields MSERLVPSNASPLEVALDETLGSRIGATPMPIAESSRPLDAPSAFVPFLAFGRGVDLWNPEWSDERKRKLADRAIDLQARAGTLSGIRDLVDFADGRVLSAVTPPAEFFAGGDEQDDDERWAAFLKSLPEIRIFQNTSADIENGYAPFDGEDDALTPGAFLGAENGDETFFADGPPADFERAVMIRNGHEEPVTIRKRADPRVGKRGEVYDLHWRQQAEACALFDDPSSADGFLDGLPKIQTHVSVALGYGFAGGENWHLVAPMDRVQDIRPELGMLPAEDLVALYLDDGYANVGFADAEDPQRHIYRSIRILERAADWSPAASFADFDRLGMPAYTAELVVEIPSTAAREDAYADACFAEACFADRPFDPTTLNFVCDAVVAAKSLRDDILLDLNVVTRRSLSSARTFADLQL from the coding sequence ATGAGCGAGCGCCTCGTCCCGTCAAACGCCTCGCCGCTCGAGGTCGCGCTCGACGAGACGCTCGGCTCGCGGATTGGCGCGACGCCGATGCCGATCGCGGAATCCTCCCGGCCGCTCGACGCCCCTTCGGCTTTCGTGCCGTTCCTCGCCTTCGGGCGCGGCGTCGACCTCTGGAACCCGGAGTGGAGCGACGAGCGAAAGCGCAAGCTCGCCGATCGCGCGATCGACCTGCAGGCCCGCGCCGGCACGCTGAGCGGCATCCGGGATCTCGTCGATTTCGCGGACGGCCGCGTGCTCAGCGCCGTGACGCCGCCGGCCGAGTTCTTCGCCGGCGGCGACGAGCAGGACGACGACGAGCGCTGGGCGGCCTTCCTGAAGAGCCTGCCCGAGATCCGGATCTTCCAGAACACCTCGGCCGACATCGAAAACGGCTACGCGCCGTTCGACGGCGAGGACGACGCGCTGACGCCGGGCGCCTTCCTCGGGGCGGAGAACGGCGACGAGACGTTCTTCGCGGACGGTCCGCCTGCGGATTTCGAGCGCGCGGTGATGATCCGAAACGGCCATGAGGAGCCGGTGACGATCCGCAAGCGCGCCGATCCCCGTGTCGGCAAGCGGGGCGAGGTCTACGACCTGCATTGGCGTCAGCAGGCCGAAGCCTGCGCCCTGTTCGACGATCCCTCCAGCGCGGACGGGTTCCTCGACGGCCTGCCGAAGATCCAGACGCACGTCAGCGTCGCGCTCGGCTACGGCTTCGCCGGCGGCGAGAACTGGCACCTCGTCGCGCCGATGGACCGAGTGCAGGACATCCGGCCTGAGCTGGGCATGCTGCCCGCCGAGGACCTCGTCGCGCTCTATCTCGACGATGGTTACGCGAACGTCGGGTTCGCGGACGCCGAAGATCCGCAACGGCACATCTATCGCTCGATCCGCATCCTCGAGCGCGCCGCGGACTGGAGCCCGGCCGCGTCTTTCGCCGACTTCGACCGGCTCGGCATGCCCGCCTACACGGCCGAGCTTGTCGTCGAGATCCCGTCCACCGCCGCCCGGGAAGACGCTTACGCGGACGCCTGTTTCGCGGAGGCGTGTTTCGCCGACCGCCCCTTCGATCCGACCACGCTCAACTTCGTCTGCGACGCGGTCGTCGCCGCCAAATCGCTGCGCGACGACATCCTGCTCGACCTCAACGTCGTCACCCGCCGGTCGCTCTCGAGCGCTCGAACCTTCGCCGATCTCCAGCTCTAG
- a CDS encoding DUF4376 domain-containing protein, with protein sequence MDIQSVTFADDLQSAVLVETAGGGAFTAPWPCATWHREPIEAWITAGGVIAAPAEPEVDLTAYAAQRRWEIETGGLDVAGMRVETDDRAKLLLAGARINAEANPAYVTRWKVAGGWVELTAAEIVAISDAVLAFVDRLFNAELDLHEAIAGGTVTTEAEIDAALAAA encoded by the coding sequence ATGGACATCCAGAGCGTCACCTTCGCCGATGACCTCCAGTCCGCCGTTTTGGTCGAGACCGCCGGCGGCGGCGCCTTCACCGCGCCGTGGCCCTGCGCCACGTGGCACCGCGAGCCGATCGAGGCGTGGATCACGGCCGGCGGCGTGATCGCCGCGCCGGCCGAGCCCGAGGTCGACCTCACGGCCTACGCCGCTCAGCGGCGCTGGGAGATCGAGACTGGCGGCCTCGACGTCGCCGGCATGCGGGTCGAGACCGACGATCGCGCGAAGCTTCTGCTGGCCGGCGCCCGGATCAATGCCGAGGCCAATCCGGCCTATGTCACGCGCTGGAAGGTCGCCGGCGGCTGGGTCGAGCTGACCGCCGCCGAGATCGTCGCCATTTCGGACGCGGTCCTCGCCTTCGTCGACCGGCTGTTCAACGCCGAGCTGGACTTGCACGAGGCGATCGCCGGCGGCACGGTCACGACTGAGGCGGAGATCGACGCGGCGCTCGCCGCCGCCTGA
- a CDS encoding phage major tail tube protein: MDSLIQGANWFVDTLNQRLRIAKLQLPTLSKEMTTLKPGGGFYQLDVPDEVKALESPFSLNGSHGDVRSLFGREAGDWTNFFYYERLRDIQAGSNVGRVVRLKGLLTEVEQAEVAGKKAEETNYKVGTIVLYHDIVDGQTIHKFDFFNNQLVINGVDYTAEHNRLIAA; encoded by the coding sequence ATGGACAGCCTGATTCAGGGCGCCAACTGGTTTGTGGACACGCTGAACCAGCGCCTGCGCATCGCGAAGCTCCAGCTCCCGACCCTGTCGAAGGAGATGACGACGCTGAAGCCCGGCGGCGGCTTCTACCAGCTCGACGTGCCCGACGAGGTGAAGGCGCTGGAGTCGCCGTTCTCGCTCAACGGCTCCCACGGCGACGTGCGCTCGCTGTTCGGCCGCGAGGCCGGCGATTGGACCAACTTCTTCTACTACGAGCGCCTGCGGGACATTCAGGCGGGGTCCAACGTCGGTCGCGTCGTTCGCCTGAAGGGGCTGCTGACCGAGGTCGAGCAGGCCGAGGTCGCCGGCAAGAAGGCCGAGGAGACGAACTACAAGGTCGGCACGATCGTGCTCTACCACGACATCGTGGACGGCCAGACGATCCACAAGTTCGACTTCTTCAACAACCAGCTCGTGATCAACGGCGTGGACTACACGGCCGAGCACAACCGTCTGATCGCCGCCTGA
- a CDS encoding phage virion morphogenesis protein, which produces MAGVSISVDLTGLGRAEQIVAALAGFDGEPLMSAIGAVGESQTRRRISDEKTSPDGTPWAPNRRGGSILVDTGQHLLQSVAWTASSDEAVWGASWEHAHVHQEGATIIPRNAEVLVFESDGSTFFAKKVTIPARPFVGISDDNRAEIEELVTDFLGGLFR; this is translated from the coding sequence ATGGCCGGCGTCTCGATCTCCGTCGACCTGACCGGCCTCGGCCGCGCCGAGCAGATCGTCGCTGCGCTTGCGGGCTTCGACGGCGAGCCGCTGATGTCGGCGATCGGCGCGGTCGGCGAGAGCCAGACGCGCCGGCGGATCTCCGACGAGAAGACGTCGCCGGACGGCACGCCCTGGGCGCCGAACCGTCGCGGCGGCTCGATCCTCGTCGATACCGGGCAGCACCTCCTTCAGTCCGTCGCATGGACCGCCTCGTCGGACGAGGCGGTGTGGGGCGCGTCCTGGGAGCACGCCCACGTGCATCAGGAGGGAGCGACCATCATCCCGAGGAACGCCGAGGTGCTCGTGTTCGAGAGCGACGGGTCCACGTTCTTCGCGAAGAAGGTCACGATCCCGGCCCGGCCGTTTGTCGGCATTTCCGACGACAACCGCGCCGAGATCGAGGAGCTGGTGACGGACTTCCTCGGAGGGCTGTTCCGGTGA
- a CDS encoding phage minor head protein, which translates to MAEPAPTKGFQTPPEVLNYFREKRNAPRFSWLDVYGQEHARAFTVAKAVETELLDVFRTSIDKALAEGQGFETWKALVEQDLRRIGWWGARTVADPELRDRSKMVDFSQPRRLQTIFWSNMNAARAAGQWDRIQRTKAALPFILYVRTTANEPRQQHLAWVGVILPADDPFWRTHFPPNGWRCKCTVRQITRRERDRLLEAKEGPDGVFYVDLAPDDGPPVLHRNRRTGVVTEIPAGIDPGWHTNPGLARSETLTDKLADTLSATDEPTARKQIADVLGSKDLPILAKLPDRARLPVAVASDIAKATGAKSGVVSLSNDTLATKMEKHGFGLEAAAHVQKLIDEGEPVRDASKKSARSLVGRIGDRLWRLALGVSKDGFLYVRTLHPTSPSRVERLKREDGE; encoded by the coding sequence ATGGCCGAGCCTGCGCCCACGAAGGGCTTTCAGACCCCGCCGGAAGTCCTCAACTACTTCCGCGAGAAGCGGAACGCCCCACGGTTTTCATGGCTCGACGTCTACGGCCAGGAGCACGCCCGCGCTTTTACCGTGGCGAAGGCGGTTGAGACCGAGCTGCTCGACGTCTTCCGCACGTCGATCGACAAGGCGCTCGCCGAGGGACAGGGCTTCGAGACGTGGAAGGCGCTCGTCGAGCAGGATCTCCGCCGGATCGGCTGGTGGGGCGCGCGGACCGTCGCGGACCCCGAGCTGCGCGATCGCTCAAAGATGGTCGACTTCTCGCAGCCGCGGCGGCTGCAGACGATCTTCTGGTCGAACATGAACGCGGCGCGCGCGGCCGGCCAGTGGGACCGCATCCAGCGCACGAAGGCGGCGCTGCCGTTCATCCTCTATGTCCGCACGACCGCCAACGAGCCCCGGCAGCAGCATCTCGCGTGGGTCGGCGTCATCCTGCCCGCCGACGATCCGTTCTGGCGGACGCACTTCCCGCCGAACGGCTGGCGCTGCAAATGCACCGTGCGCCAGATCACCCGCCGCGAGCGGGACCGTCTGCTCGAGGCCAAGGAAGGTCCGGACGGCGTGTTCTACGTCGACCTCGCGCCCGACGACGGGCCGCCGGTGCTGCACCGGAATCGTCGCACCGGCGTCGTGACGGAGATCCCGGCCGGGATCGATCCGGGCTGGCACACGAACCCGGGCCTCGCGCGCTCGGAGACGCTGACCGACAAGCTCGCCGACACGCTGAGCGCGACCGACGAGCCGACCGCCCGGAAGCAGATCGCCGACGTGCTGGGGTCGAAGGATCTGCCCATCCTCGCAAAGCTGCCGGACCGCGCGCGCCTGCCGGTCGCGGTCGCCAGCGACATCGCGAAGGCGACCGGCGCGAAGTCGGGCGTCGTCTCGCTGTCGAACGACACGCTGGCGACGAAGATGGAAAAGCACGGCTTCGGGCTTGAGGCGGCTGCGCACGTGCAGAAGCTGATCGACGAGGGCGAGCCGGTGCGCGACGCCTCGAAAAAGTCGGCGCGGTCGTTGGTCGGCCGGATCGGCGATCGGCTGTGGCGGCTGGCGCTGGGCGTGTCGAAGGACGGCTTTCTCTACGTCCGCACGCTGCATCCGACGAGCCCAAGCCGGGTCGAGCGTCTGAAGCGTGAGGATGGAGAATGA
- a CDS encoding phage tail assembly protein: protein MTDAAANPLKVDLDQIPLPPEDVIKDMLADEQPSAPTPQPAAPAAAPQVETLDFVKRDVREKAIPLEHPFRRDGALVEQIVVRRLTGFEVGEFVRTSLGVDKGFDRFELYATMTGVPAPVLRGLDQDDLMALTDVASDFLPRGFAARG, encoded by the coding sequence ATGACTGACGCCGCCGCCAATCCGCTGAAGGTCGATCTCGATCAGATCCCGCTGCCGCCCGAGGACGTGATCAAGGACATGCTCGCCGACGAGCAGCCCTCCGCGCCGACGCCGCAGCCGGCCGCGCCCGCCGCGGCGCCGCAGGTCGAAACCCTCGACTTCGTGAAGCGCGACGTTCGGGAGAAGGCGATCCCGCTCGAGCATCCTTTCCGGCGCGACGGCGCGCTCGTCGAGCAGATCGTCGTCCGCCGCCTGACCGGGTTCGAGGTGGGCGAGTTCGTCCGCACGTCTCTCGGCGTCGACAAGGGGTTCGACCGCTTCGAGCTGTACGCCACGATGACCGGCGTCCCGGCGCCGGTGCTCCGCGGCCTCGATCAGGACGATCTGATGGCTCTGACCGACGTGGCCTCGGATTTTTTGCCCCGCGGGTTCGCGGCGCGCGGCTGA
- a CDS encoding ATP-binding protein yields the protein MPLTAVEQKPLAELTPDDITALIGEPETDELEFKQSLSEKGEKSDSGRAKLHRAVCSFLNAYGGTFVLGVSEVDGVADEVKPIPDCAQIADALERGMRAVMSPPAPNVFVRAIPIEGTAGVIVFRVLRSERRPHGVMKEGSIRAFIRRGTQTLDMDMREIQDLTIRAYSESEQIEKRLEQLRRPFLQAIAKHDRYPTQTKFPLLYGVHACSVPMTPIAIPSLAAEQLHPALPLFSIQDERSQAASGRRSEFEMGSWKSTFRGRRAEFTSEHFNVSGTITDDGSVTYSLEVFKVGDDSSSNYINDGDAVGGVAAALSWHRHVRELAKSPNLPSAFVYTIATGSSVRLLSGDRVIGRLSPGLFQSPTLRNDSDTSESEILRQMWFDLYSLLGQVSSFDPYRIELIG from the coding sequence ATGCCCCTCACTGCCGTCGAACAAAAGCCGCTCGCGGAACTAACGCCCGACGACATAACAGCGCTGATCGGTGAACCGGAAACTGACGAACTGGAATTTAAGCAGTCGCTGAGCGAAAAGGGGGAAAAGTCCGACAGCGGCCGGGCGAAGCTTCACCGCGCGGTGTGCAGCTTCCTTAATGCCTACGGCGGCACGTTCGTCTTGGGGGTCAGCGAAGTCGACGGGGTCGCGGATGAAGTGAAACCGATCCCAGATTGCGCGCAAATTGCCGACGCACTAGAGCGAGGTATGCGCGCGGTGATGTCTCCTCCCGCCCCAAACGTCTTTGTCCGTGCAATCCCGATTGAGGGGACTGCAGGCGTCATCGTCTTCAGGGTCCTGAGATCCGAACGTCGTCCGCATGGCGTGATGAAAGAGGGCTCCATCCGCGCCTTCATCCGTCGCGGGACCCAAACGCTGGACATGGATATGCGCGAAATTCAGGACCTAACCATTCGCGCCTACTCTGAATCCGAGCAGATTGAAAAGCGCTTGGAGCAGCTTCGCCGGCCATTTCTGCAAGCCATCGCTAAGCATGACCGGTATCCGACCCAAACGAAGTTTCCCCTCCTTTACGGCGTCCACGCCTGCAGCGTGCCTATGACACCGATCGCCATCCCATCACTCGCGGCGGAACAGCTTCACCCGGCCCTACCGCTTTTCTCTATCCAGGACGAACGCAGCCAAGCCGCATCTGGTCGTCGATCTGAGTTTGAGATGGGGTCGTGGAAGTCGACGTTCCGTGGGCGGCGAGCCGAGTTCACGTCTGAGCATTTCAACGTGAGCGGCACGATTACAGACGACGGAAGCGTCACCTACAGCCTGGAGGTCTTCAAAGTCGGAGATGATTCATCCAGCAATTATATTAACGACGGGGACGCCGTGGGAGGCGTTGCGGCCGCTTTGAGCTGGCATCGGCATGTGCGTGAGCTGGCCAAATCGCCGAACCTTCCCTCCGCTTTCGTCTACACGATCGCAACCGGAAGTTCTGTGAGGCTCTTAAGTGGCGACCGAGTGATCGGGAGATTGTCGCCGGGACTATTCCAAAGCCCCACGCTTCGGAACGACTCGGACACGAGCGAGAGCGAAATTCTCCGACAGATGTGGTTCGACCTGTATTCCCTCCTGGGTCAGGTCTCCTCTTTCGATCCGTATCGCATCGAGCTAATCGGCTAA
- a CDS encoding phage tail sheath family protein yields MAATTPHVGVRVFSDLSSTVASIDTRDSTVIGMVMPCPNIASGDASKFPLNEPVRLSTDDPEMVAALGAGLAQDAVAQIASEGVTTDLIFVRVGSDADDTAQHGLVVGSAALKTGIWALLDAKSQIGLEPGLIISPGFTDRRVGNAANPVVVAIDAVCERLIDCMGVVDASPASREAAVLHASDFATSLNIIDCYPAVRVMLNGSVVTRPMSPHVAAAIVRSDRANGTPFKAFWNKPLKGILGPARKVTYFDGRTDSDANFLNLAGVMTVIENKLLWGPFSTATDPTVRGYRSIKRIRTRRSIEKAIPRALRQYSGQDLGPHLVTLISTALAEAIEERKALGALIDGEIVWKRGLNQNTSLRDGVLKLTFRQEETPDLVDLQIFAEAMPEAYDTLWSSIEQAISSLGNPSIRVAA; encoded by the coding sequence GTGGCAGCCACTACCCCGCATGTCGGCGTCCGGGTCTTTTCTGACCTTTCGAGCACCGTCGCCTCGATCGACACCCGCGACTCGACCGTCATCGGCATGGTCATGCCGTGCCCGAACATCGCCTCGGGCGACGCCTCCAAGTTCCCGCTGAACGAGCCGGTCCGGCTGTCGACGGACGATCCGGAGATGGTCGCGGCCCTTGGCGCCGGCCTTGCGCAGGACGCTGTGGCCCAGATCGCCTCCGAGGGGGTCACCACCGACCTCATCTTCGTTCGGGTGGGGTCCGACGCCGACGATACCGCGCAGCACGGCCTGGTCGTCGGCTCGGCCGCCCTCAAGACCGGCATCTGGGCGCTGCTCGACGCCAAGTCTCAGATCGGCCTCGAGCCCGGGCTGATCATCTCCCCCGGCTTCACCGATCGCCGTGTCGGCAACGCTGCGAACCCCGTCGTGGTCGCGATCGACGCCGTCTGCGAGCGCCTGATCGACTGCATGGGCGTCGTCGATGCAAGCCCGGCCAGCCGTGAGGCCGCGGTCCTCCACGCCTCCGACTTCGCGACGTCGCTCAACATCATCGACTGCTACCCGGCCGTTCGCGTCATGCTGAACGGCTCGGTCGTGACGCGGCCGATGAGCCCGCACGTGGCGGCCGCCATTGTGCGCTCCGATCGCGCCAACGGCACCCCCTTCAAGGCGTTCTGGAACAAGCCCCTGAAGGGCATCCTCGGGCCGGCGCGCAAGGTCACCTACTTCGACGGCCGCACCGACAGCGACGCCAACTTCCTCAACCTCGCCGGCGTCATGACCGTCATCGAGAACAAGCTCCTCTGGGGGCCGTTCTCGACCGCGACCGACCCGACCGTGAGGGGCTACCGGTCGATCAAGCGCATCCGCACCCGGCGGTCGATCGAGAAGGCGATCCCCCGGGCGCTGCGCCAGTACAGCGGCCAGGATCTCGGGCCGCATCTCGTCACGCTGATCTCGACCGCGCTCGCCGAGGCGATCGAGGAGCGCAAGGCCCTCGGCGCGCTGATCGACGGCGAGATCGTCTGGAAGCGCGGGCTGAACCAGAACACGTCCCTGCGCGACGGCGTCCTCAAGCTGACCTTCCGTCAGGAAGAGACGCCGGATCTCGTCGACCTGCAGATCTTCGCGGAGGCGATGCCCGAGGCCTACGACACGCTGTGGAGCTCGATCGAGCAGGCGATCTCGTCTCTCGGCAATCCCAGCATCCGCGTCGCGGCGTAA
- a CDS encoding baseplate J/gp47 family protein, giving the protein MTRPSAVDLSQLAAPQVVETLSYEAIYAELKADFLARWAILRAADPTLPVIDALDLETDLLAAIFQAAAFQVLVVRARVNFAAQSVMVAFATGADLDHLGAGFGVTRLIVTPATADAAAVMESDTRLRRRIQLAPEAYGAAGSEGAYVFHTLTAEPGLSDVTAIQGGPGAVTVTVLDAAAATPSAATLSRVRAALSSDRVRPLTDVVTVRAPTLKPAEIEATLTLYPGPAAGPVLAEAKAKLAAFLVENRKLGRDLTRSAITAKLHVEGVQSIALTRPSADVDTGPADLVVVTAVNVVVGARDE; this is encoded by the coding sequence ATGACGCGTCCCTCCGCCGTCGACCTGTCGCAGCTCGCAGCCCCCCAGGTGGTGGAGACGCTTTCCTATGAGGCGATTTACGCCGAGCTGAAGGCCGACTTCCTCGCGCGCTGGGCGATCCTCCGCGCGGCGGACCCGACGCTTCCCGTGATCGACGCCCTCGACCTCGAGACCGACTTGCTGGCGGCCATCTTCCAGGCCGCAGCTTTCCAAGTGCTGGTGGTGCGTGCGCGGGTGAACTTCGCCGCTCAGTCCGTGATGGTCGCCTTCGCGACCGGCGCCGACCTCGACCATCTCGGCGCCGGCTTCGGCGTCACGCGCCTCATCGTGACGCCGGCGACCGCGGACGCCGCCGCCGTCATGGAAAGCGACACGCGTCTGCGCCGGCGCATCCAGCTCGCGCCCGAGGCGTACGGCGCGGCCGGCTCAGAGGGCGCCTACGTCTTCCACACGTTGACCGCCGAGCCCGGCCTCTCTGACGTCACGGCCATTCAGGGCGGCCCGGGCGCCGTCACCGTCACCGTGCTCGACGCCGCCGCCGCCACGCCCTCTGCGGCGACGCTCTCCCGGGTGCGGGCGGCGCTGTCGTCCGACCGCGTGCGCCCCCTGACCGACGTCGTCACCGTGCGCGCGCCGACGCTAAAGCCGGCCGAGATCGAGGCGACGCTGACGCTTTACCCCGGCCCGGCCGCAGGCCCGGTGCTGGCCGAGGCGAAGGCCAAGCTCGCCGCCTTCCTCGTCGAGAACCGTAAGCTCGGCCGCGATCTGACGCGCTCGGCGATCACGGCGAAGCTGCACGTCGAGGGCGTCCAGTCGATCGCGCTGACGCGGCCGTCCGCCGACGTGGACACCGGCCCGGCCGACCTCGTCGTGGTGACGGCCGTGAACGTCGTCGTGGGAGCGCGCGACGAATGA
- a CDS encoding phage baseplate assembly protein V, translating to MSRLAATEIRRLHRKVAQADRRIACAVLTGKVHPGSQDAEKRTVRLELGKTADGKPVLSPPVRWQQQGAGTLQIHATPKDGEQMVLQSPSGTIGGASLAVWGTYDKDTAPPSKATDAAVVQFGNASITMKNGSLRFACGATVLELTPGKTTLTTPAFAGVKG from the coding sequence GTGAGCCGTCTCGCCGCCACCGAGATCCGCCGGCTGCACCGCAAGGTCGCCCAGGCCGACCGGCGCATCGCATGCGCCGTGCTGACCGGCAAGGTGCATCCCGGCAGTCAGGACGCCGAGAAGCGGACGGTCCGCCTCGAGCTGGGCAAGACCGCGGACGGCAAGCCCGTGCTCTCGCCGCCGGTGCGCTGGCAGCAACAGGGCGCCGGCACGCTGCAGATCCACGCCACGCCGAAGGACGGCGAGCAGATGGTGCTGCAGTCACCCTCCGGCACGATCGGCGGCGCCTCGCTCGCGGTGTGGGGAACCTACGACAAGGACACCGCGCCGCCGTCCAAGGCGACCGACGCGGCCGTCGTCCAGTTCGGGAACGCCTCGATCACGATGAAGAACGGGTCGCTGCGGTTCGCCTGCGGCGCGACCGTGCTCGAGCTGACGCCGGGCAAGACGACGCTGACGACGCCGGCCTTCGCAGGGGTGAAGGGCTGA